From a region of the Mobula hypostoma chromosome 6, sMobHyp1.1, whole genome shotgun sequence genome:
- the rab9a gene encoding ras-related protein Rab-9A, with amino-acid sequence MAGKSTLLKVILLGDGGVGKSSLMNRYVTNKFDIHLFHTIGVEFLNKDLEVDGHYVTMQIWDTAGQERFRSLRTPFYRGSDCCLLTFSVDDYQSFQNLSNWKKEFIYYADVKDPESFPFVVLGNKIDVSERQVSAEEAQAWCKDNGNHPYFETSAKDATNVAVAFEEAVRRVLATEDRADSFMQTDTVNLNRGKKQSSSCC; translated from the coding sequence ATGGCTGGAAAATCAACACTATTGAAGGTTATTCTACTTGGAGATGGCGGAGTGGGGAAAAGTTCACTCATGAATAGATACGTTACCAATAAGTTTGACATACACCTCTTCCATACAATAGGGGTTGAGTTTCTAAACAAAGATTTGGAAGTAGATGGACATTATGTGACAATGCAGATATGGGACACTGCTGGCCAAGAGAGGTTTAGGAGCCTTCGGACACCATTCTATCGAGGCTCTGATTGTTGCCTCCTTACTTTTAGTGTGGATGATTACCAAAGCTTCCAAAATTTGAGTAATTGGAAAAAGGAATTTATCTATTATGCAGATGTGAAGGATCCAGAGAGTTTTCCATTTGTGGTTCTAGGTAATAAAATTGATGTCAGTGAGCGGCAAGTTTCAGCAGAAGAGGCACAGGCTTGGTGCAAAGACAACGGCAATCATCCTTACTTTGAAACAAGTGCAAAAGATGCCACCAATGTTGCAGTGGCATTTGAAGAGGCTGTTCGGCGAGTTCTTGCTACGGAGGATAGAGCTGACAGTTTCATGCAAACAGACACGGTGAATTTAAACAGAGGAAAGAAGCAGAGCTCTTCCTGCTGCTGA